In Neisseria dentiae, one DNA window encodes the following:
- a CDS encoding CPBP family intramembrane glutamic endopeptidase yields the protein MSLIFFGYATAASLYGYLGILQSGYAAPDYAALTFSDRDNYNSIIIELVLLAAAWLYLRLRRFDFKALDFSAGRRTLPLVVLLIVCAGLAADIYQYLHSIVLPHHYDFPQTAEAAAQAANHQWHLSLPLLAFSLLNGFYEELFFLGLVYAVPRKNLIYALPFSLLVRFAFHTYQGLAGAATVTVLGLVYILFRRKIKTLVPFMLAHSVFDLFGLGLSGLLWALWG from the coding sequence TTGAGCCTGATTTTTTTCGGCTACGCCACCGCCGCCTCGCTCTACGGCTATCTGGGCATACTGCAAAGCGGCTACGCCGCGCCTGATTATGCCGCGCTCACCTTCAGCGACCGCGACAACTACAACAGCATCATTATCGAGCTGGTTTTACTGGCAGCCGCCTGGCTGTATCTGCGTCTGCGGCGGTTTGATTTCAAAGCTTTGGATTTTTCCGCCGGCCGCCGCACCCTGCCGCTTGTTGTGCTGCTGATTGTTTGCGCGGGGCTGGCCGCCGATATTTACCAATATCTGCACAGCATCGTTCTGCCCCACCATTACGATTTCCCCCAAACGGCGGAAGCCGCCGCACAAGCCGCTAACCATCAGTGGCATCTCTCCCTGCCGCTCTTGGCCTTTTCGCTGCTGAACGGCTTTTACGAAGAGCTGTTTTTCCTGGGGCTGGTTTACGCCGTTCCCCGCAAAAACCTGATTTACGCGCTGCCTTTCAGCCTGCTTGTGCGTTTCGCCTTCCACACCTATCAAGGGCTGGCAGGTGCAGCCACCGTTACCGTGTTGGGCTTGGTTTACATACTCTTCCGAAGAAAAATCAAAACCCTGGTGCCGTTTATGCTGGCGCATTCGGTTTTCGACCTGTTCGGCTTGGGCTTATCGGGGCTGTTGTGGGCATTGTGGGGCTGA
- a CDS encoding chorismate--pyruvate lyase family protein, with product MDNHLIWQPRLPENISLFPPQAAVMQAQSLTAALRGLNAGFSVRLLHLGSSGFDRLFSDGLQNSAAQNWFARDVLLCLDGEPVVWARSLCRQTSANWLGLLDCGTRPLGERLFDGSLPLTRSPFEYTALPPHYPLAGFDGHAAVARRSLFDWQGETLGLAECFLPALQSFVQSADE from the coding sequence ATGGATAACCACCTGATATGGCAGCCCCGCCTGCCCGAAAATATTTCCCTTTTCCCGCCGCAAGCCGCCGTGATGCAGGCGCAGTCGCTCACCGCCGCCTTGCGCGGTTTGAATGCCGGTTTCTCCGTGCGCCTGCTGCATTTGGGAAGCAGCGGCTTCGACCGCCTTTTTTCAGACGGCCTGCAAAACAGTGCCGCACAAAACTGGTTTGCCCGCGACGTATTGCTGTGTTTGGACGGCGAACCCGTCGTATGGGCGCGCAGCCTGTGCCGGCAAACGTCGGCCAACTGGCTCGGCCTGCTCGACTGCGGCACACGCCCGCTCGGCGAGCGGCTGTTCGACGGTTCGCTGCCTTTAACGCGTTCGCCGTTTGAATATACCGCCCTGCCGCCGCACTATCCGCTGGCGGGTTTCGACGGCCATGCCGCAGTGGCGCGCCGCTCGTTGTTTGACTGGCAGGGCGAAACGCTCGGGCTGGCCGAATGCTTTCTGCCCGCGCTGCAAAGTTTTGTTCAATCGGCTGATGAATGA